A genomic region of Gallus gallus isolate bGalGal1 chromosome 19, bGalGal1.mat.broiler.GRCg7b, whole genome shotgun sequence contains the following coding sequences:
- the LOC121107203 gene encoding outer dense fiber protein 3-like isoform X1: MPASMDGAWVGTWRPHRPRGLISAQFPSPGPQYSIPGTTGYVGHSPTKARAPAYTFRGTKPPAAGSCGPGPCYFVEPAITRNGKYVAPGAQLRGRPATKTTVTPGPSDYRTEAANRHVFKCPPVQSMAFRREPLRTDHPPGPGTYTLPRLMGPNTVYTSASPCYSVRGRSQRGRFDEDLAKTPGPAALPKVPVDAYKTRAPAYTMAARPKAGEGKAAKPGPADYSVGRVTLIKPQAPASTFGIRHSLYTTPLIVE; the protein is encoded by the exons ATGCCTGCCAGCATGGACGGAGCCTGGGTGGGGACCTGGAGACCTCATCGCCCACGCGGCCTCATCTCGGCCCAGTTCCCCAGCCCCGGGCCCCAGTACTCCATCCCGGGGACAACAG gTTATGTGGGCCACAGCCCCACCAAAGCCCGTGCCCCCGCCTACACGTTTAGAGGGACCAAACCGCCTGCGGCAGGGAGCTGCGGGCCAGGTCCCTGCTACTTTGTGGAGCCCGCCATCACCAGGAACGGGAAGTACGTGGCTCCGGGCGCCCAGCTCCGGGGACGACCCGCGACGAAGACCACCGTCACTCCCGGACCAA GTGACTACCGCACCGAGGCAGCCAACAGGCACGTCTTCAAGTGCCCACCGGTGCAGTCCATGGCCTTCCGGCGGGAGCCCCTCCGGACAGACCACCCTCCAG gtcctggcaCCTACACGCTGCCCAGGCTGATGGGGCCCAACACAGTCTACACATCGGCCAGCCCCTGCTACTCTGTGAGGGGAAGGAGCCAGCGAGGTCGGTTTGACGAAGACCTTGCCAAG ACTCCGGGTCCTGCGGCGCTCCCCAAAGTGCCTGTGGATGCCTACAAGACCAGGGCGCCCGCGTACACGATGGCAGCCCGACCAAAAGCTGGAGAGGGCAAAGCAGCGAAGCCCGGGCCGGCAGACTACAGCGTAGGCCGG GTGACGCTGATCAAGCCCCAGGCGCCTGCATCCACGTTTGGAATCCGGCATTCCCTCTACACAACCCCTCTCATCGTGGAGTGA